The proteins below are encoded in one region of Paenibacillus sp. YYML68:
- the parE gene encoding DNA topoisomerase IV subunit B, whose amino-acid sequence MTEQLDLFEKSTAAPADYGADDIQVLEGLVAVRKRPGMYIGSTSSSGLHHLVWEIVDNAVDEHLAKHCNQIDVTIHKDQSVTVQDNGRGIPTGMHKTGIPTPQVVFTILHAGGKFGGGGYKKSGGLHGVGASVTNALSEWLEVEIYREGKIHRQRFEYWVDEAGKEHVGEPSTGLEVIGNTRKTGTRVTFKPDKRVFQGGTTINYDTLADRLQEIAFLNSGLKVTISDLRTGKTDEFLYEGGASQFVQFLNEEKSVLHDVIHFISEKDEIEVEVALQYNDGYTETIVSFVNSIPTRGGGTHETGFKTAYTRVMNDYARKTGMLKEKEKNLDGQDLREGMMAVINIKMSEVEFVGQTKDQLGSASARSAVDAVVSDKMSVFLEENPQVAQMIMKKAIQSSKAREAARKAREEVRSGRKGKSESSNLGGKLTPAQSKDYTRNELFIVEGDSAGGSAKQGRDSKFQAILPLKGKPMNPEKAKLLDIMKNEEYKAIIAAIGAGVGPEFDLSECNYAKIIIMTDADTDGAHIQVLLLTFFYRYMKPLIDAGKVYIAQPPLFKVTKKAGKNSAVHYAWTDEQLHVLTKELGKNVELQRYKGLGEMNPDQLWETTMDPATRTLLQVRIEDAAKAERRVSTLMGDKVDPRKRWIIENVDFTEYEQ is encoded by the coding sequence ATGACGGAACAACTGGATTTGTTTGAGAAAAGCACGGCCGCGCCGGCCGATTACGGCGCAGACGACATCCAGGTGCTGGAGGGACTTGTAGCAGTTCGCAAGCGGCCGGGTATGTATATCGGCAGCACGAGCTCGTCCGGTCTGCATCACTTGGTATGGGAGATCGTGGATAACGCGGTCGACGAGCATCTGGCGAAGCATTGCAATCAGATCGACGTCACGATCCATAAGGATCAATCAGTGACCGTTCAAGATAACGGCCGGGGCATTCCGACCGGTATGCATAAGACAGGAATTCCGACTCCGCAGGTCGTCTTTACGATCCTGCATGCAGGGGGCAAGTTCGGTGGAGGAGGCTACAAGAAGTCCGGCGGTCTTCACGGCGTCGGCGCTTCAGTGACGAACGCTCTGTCCGAATGGCTAGAGGTGGAAATATACCGCGAGGGAAAAATTCATCGCCAGCGGTTCGAATATTGGGTGGACGAAGCAGGCAAGGAGCACGTCGGCGAGCCGTCGACAGGGCTAGAAGTTATCGGCAACACCCGCAAGACCGGCACGCGCGTGACGTTCAAGCCGGATAAGCGCGTATTTCAAGGCGGCACGACGATCAATTACGATACGCTCGCCGACCGACTTCAGGAGATTGCTTTCCTGAACTCGGGCTTGAAGGTGACGATTTCGGACTTGCGCACTGGCAAGACAGATGAGTTCCTGTATGAGGGTGGAGCGAGTCAGTTTGTGCAATTTCTGAATGAGGAGAAGAGTGTGCTGCACGACGTCATTCATTTCATCTCGGAGAAGGATGAGATTGAGGTCGAGGTAGCGCTTCAGTATAACGATGGCTATACGGAAACGATCGTGTCCTTCGTCAACTCGATTCCGACGCGCGGCGGCGGAACTCACGAAACCGGATTCAAGACCGCCTACACGAGGGTGATGAACGATTACGCGCGGAAGACCGGCATGCTCAAGGAGAAGGAGAAAAATCTCGATGGGCAAGACCTGCGCGAGGGGATGATGGCGGTCATCAACATCAAGATGTCCGAGGTGGAGTTCGTCGGTCAGACGAAGGACCAGCTCGGCAGCGCCTCTGCCCGCAGTGCGGTTGATGCGGTCGTCTCTGACAAGATGTCGGTGTTCCTCGAAGAGAACCCTCAAGTTGCGCAGATGATCATGAAGAAGGCAATACAGTCGTCGAAGGCCCGCGAGGCAGCGCGCAAGGCTCGCGAGGAGGTGCGCAGCGGCAGGAAGGGGAAGAGCGAGAGCTCGAACCTGGGCGGCAAGCTGACGCCTGCGCAGTCGAAGGACTATACGCGCAACGAGCTATTCATTGTCGAGGGCGACTCGGCTGGTGGCTCGGCGAAGCAGGGCCGCGATTCGAAGTTCCAGGCGATACTGCCGCTTAAGGGCAAGCCGATGAATCCGGAGAAGGCGAAGCTGCTCGACATTATGAAGAACGAGGAATATAAGGCCATTATCGCCGCGATCGGCGCAGGTGTCGGTCCGGAGTTCGACTTATCCGAATGCAATTATGCCAAAATTATTATTATGACTGATGCCGACACCGACGGCGCTCATATTCAAGTGCTGCTGCTTACGTTCTTCTATCGGTATATGAAGCCGCTGATCGATGCCGGCAAAGTATATATCGCGCAGCCGCCGCTGTTCAAGGTGACGAAGAAGGCCGGTAAAAACAGCGCCGTACATTATGCATGGACGGATGAGCAGCTGCATGTGCTGACGAAGGAGCTCGGCAAAAATGTGGAGCTTCAGCGCTATAAGGGACTAGGTGAGATGAACCCGGACCAGCTGTGGGAGACAACGATGGACCCGGCGACACGAACGCTGCTGCAGGTTCGGATCGAGGACGCAGCGAAGGCAGAGCGCCGCGTGTCGACGCTGATGGGTGACAAGGTCGATCCGCGCAAGCGCTGGATTATCGAGAACGTCGACTTCACGGAATATGAACAATAA
- the gyrA gene encoding DNA gyrase subunit A, with amino-acid sequence MSTLEQFLPAFLEEVVGDRFGRYSKYIIQDRAIPDVRDGLKPVQRRILYAMYDAGNTPDKTYRKSAKTVGDVMGNYHPHGDSSIYEGMVRMAQPWKMGHVLIDGHGNWGSLDDDPAAAMRYTEARLSEIAMELLRDIEKRTVQFKDNFDNTTKEPVVLPSRYPNLLVNGVSGISSGFATEIPTHNLREVINACIELIDKPDSTLEDLMTIMKGPDFPTGGIIMGSEGIREAYRSGRGRIYIRAKTSIEDLRGGKQQIVITQIPYQVVKSRLVTAMENIRLEKKIEGIAEVRDESGREGLRIVVELKKEADAQGILAYLLKKTDLQVTYNFNMVAIVNKTPKQLGLVDMLSAYIEHQKEVVTFRSRYELEKAEDRAHVLEGLAKALNILDEVIAAIKASKNRQDAQNNLVKLFGFSERQADAILTLQLYRLTNLEIHSIEKELKDVQKTIAYLRAILGSEKKLLAVIKDEISAIRDKYGIDRRSAIQDEVEELKVNLEVMVTAEDVFVTLSNEGYIKRTGKLSFIRSGGEVESTGLKEGDYLRELLDVNTLESLLIFTQKGQYFLLPVHQIPEYKWKDNGTAIVNVIPISKDDRIVNVIPVKELDEAGKSLLFVTRKGQVKRTELKDYATNRSTALVACKVGEHDEVIRVLLSTGGQDVLLVTKTGLAIRFKEDEVNAMGRAAAGVRGIALKEDDEVVAVELVEGYEGELVVISDNGYAKRSLMADYSLQGRGGKGVITFEFKQGKGVKSNGTALQYAFAVKEPFELTAILSTGEKTVFSTEKAPLEDRRSFGKAMFALAKTDAIVDILKYH; translated from the coding sequence GTGAGTACTCTTGAACAATTTTTACCGGCCTTCCTGGAGGAAGTTGTAGGTGATCGCTTCGGCCGGTATTCCAAATATATTATTCAGGACCGCGCCATCCCGGATGTGCGCGACGGACTGAAGCCTGTGCAGCGGCGCATTCTGTACGCGATGTACGACGCGGGCAATACGCCAGACAAGACGTATCGCAAGTCGGCGAAGACGGTCGGTGATGTGATGGGTAACTACCATCCGCACGGCGATTCCTCGATCTATGAAGGGATGGTGCGGATGGCACAGCCTTGGAAGATGGGCCATGTGCTCATCGACGGACACGGCAATTGGGGCTCACTTGACGACGACCCGGCTGCTGCGATGCGTTACACCGAGGCGCGTCTATCCGAGATCGCGATGGAGCTGCTGCGCGACATTGAGAAGCGCACCGTCCAATTCAAGGATAACTTCGACAATACGACGAAGGAGCCGGTCGTGCTGCCTTCGCGCTATCCGAATCTGCTCGTTAACGGGGTCAGCGGCATATCGTCCGGCTTCGCAACGGAAATACCAACGCATAATTTGCGTGAGGTCATTAACGCGTGTATCGAGCTGATCGATAAGCCGGACAGCACGCTTGAGGATCTTATGACAATTATGAAGGGTCCGGACTTCCCGACGGGCGGTATTATTATGGGCTCTGAAGGCATCCGCGAGGCGTACCGCAGCGGCCGGGGCCGTATCTACATACGGGCGAAGACGTCGATCGAGGATCTGCGGGGCGGCAAGCAGCAGATCGTCATTACGCAGATCCCGTATCAGGTCGTCAAGTCTCGTCTGGTGACAGCTATGGAAAATATTCGTCTGGAGAAGAAGATCGAAGGCATCGCCGAGGTGCGTGACGAGAGCGGACGCGAAGGCTTGCGCATCGTGGTTGAGCTGAAGAAGGAAGCGGATGCGCAAGGCATTCTTGCTTATTTGCTCAAGAAGACCGATCTTCAGGTGACGTACAACTTCAATATGGTCGCCATCGTGAACAAGACGCCGAAGCAGCTTGGTCTTGTCGATATGCTGAGCGCTTACATCGAGCACCAGAAGGAAGTCGTCACGTTCCGCTCCCGCTATGAGCTTGAGAAGGCGGAGGATCGGGCACACGTGCTCGAGGGACTCGCTAAGGCATTGAACATTCTTGACGAGGTCATCGCCGCGATCAAGGCGTCGAAGAATCGTCAGGACGCGCAGAACAATCTCGTGAAGCTGTTCGGCTTCTCTGAGCGTCAAGCAGACGCGATCTTGACGTTGCAGCTATACCGTCTAACCAATCTGGAGATTCACTCGATCGAGAAGGAGCTTAAGGACGTACAGAAGACGATCGCTTATCTACGTGCGATTCTGGGCAGCGAGAAGAAGCTGCTGGCTGTCATTAAGGACGAAATTTCCGCGATTCGGGATAAGTACGGCATCGACCGCCGTTCCGCTATACAGGACGAGGTGGAGGAGCTGAAGGTCAATCTCGAGGTGATGGTGACTGCAGAGGATGTGTTCGTCACGCTGTCTAACGAGGGCTATATTAAGCGTACGGGCAAGCTGTCGTTCATCCGCTCCGGCGGAGAGGTCGAGAGCACGGGGCTGAAGGAAGGCGACTACCTTCGCGAGCTGCTCGATGTGAATACGCTGGAGAGCTTGCTCATCTTCACCCAGAAGGGTCAATACTTCTTGCTGCCTGTGCATCAAATTCCGGAGTACAAGTGGAAGGACAACGGTACGGCGATCGTCAACGTCATTCCGATCTCCAAGGACGATCGAATCGTGAACGTCATCCCGGTCAAGGAGCTCGACGAGGCGGGCAAGTCGTTATTGTTCGTTACGCGCAAAGGTCAAGTGAAGCGAACGGAGCTGAAGGATTATGCGACGAACCGCTCCACTGCACTTGTGGCGTGTAAGGTCGGCGAGCACGATGAGGTCATTCGGGTGCTGCTTAGCACCGGGGGCCAAGACGTATTGCTCGTGACGAAGACGGGCCTTGCGATCCGCTTCAAGGAGGACGAGGTGAACGCAATGGGCCGCGCGGCTGCAGGCGTTCGCGGCATTGCGCTCAAGGAGGACGACGAGGTCGTTGCGGTGGAGCTCGTAGAGGGCTACGAGGGCGAGCTCGTTGTTATATCTGACAACGGCTATGCCAAGCGTTCACTCATGGCTGATTACTCTCTGCAAGGGCGTGGCGGCAAGGGCGTCATCACGTTCGAGTTCAAGCAGGGCAAGGGTGTGAAGTCGAACGGAACCGCGCTTCAATATGCTTTCGCGGTGAAGGAGCCCTTCGAATTGACCGCTATTTTGAGTACGGGCGAGAAGACGGTGTTCTCTACAGAGAAGGCCCCGCTTGAGGACCGCAGATCGTTCGGCAAGGCTATGTTCGCACTAGCCAAGACAGATGCGATTGTAGATATACTCAAATACCATTAA